A genome region from Nocardia sp. NBC_00565 includes the following:
- a CDS encoding glutathionylspermidine synthase family protein, which yields MRRVRGTPRPGWQQIIEGQGLVYGAPGRDASGLPRPYWDESVHYEFEMPEILALEADVELLHSMCLNAVEHVVLTERYKDFGLPEWSWGPIAESWQRSDPYVYGRFDLRYDARRPAKLLEYNADTPTSLLEAAIVQWHWLTALFPDGDQWNSLHEKLVERWSELRDILPSAQLHFTWSGADATGEDNVTTAYMQETAAEAGFDTIALPIEEVGFDSELEHFVDLAEGSIDAIFKLYPWEWVLDDDFGKRVVASLPQTMWVEPLWKTLLSNKAILAVLWEMYPGHPNLLPAYLDQPNELTEYIRKPKLGREGANMTIVGAGLETATGGVYGEEGFVYQLLDPLPEFDDMRPVLGAWIVGGNAAGLGIRETAGLITDDGSAFVPHRITQ from the coding sequence ATGCGGCGGGTACGCGGCACGCCGCGGCCGGGCTGGCAGCAGATCATCGAGGGCCAGGGGCTCGTCTACGGGGCACCCGGTCGCGACGCGAGCGGTCTGCCCCGGCCGTACTGGGACGAATCGGTGCACTACGAGTTCGAGATGCCGGAGATCCTCGCGCTGGAGGCCGATGTCGAACTGCTGCATTCGATGTGCCTGAACGCGGTCGAGCACGTGGTGCTCACCGAGCGGTACAAGGATTTCGGTCTGCCCGAATGGAGTTGGGGGCCGATCGCCGAATCGTGGCAGCGCAGCGATCCGTACGTCTACGGGCGCTTCGACCTGCGCTATGACGCGCGTCGTCCGGCGAAACTGTTGGAGTACAACGCCGATACGCCGACCTCGCTGCTCGAGGCCGCAATTGTGCAGTGGCACTGGCTGACCGCGCTCTTCCCCGATGGTGACCAGTGGAATTCCTTGCACGAGAAGCTGGTCGAGCGCTGGAGCGAGCTGCGTGACATTCTGCCCTCGGCGCAATTGCACTTCACCTGGTCCGGCGCGGACGCCACCGGCGAGGACAACGTCACCACCGCGTATATGCAGGAGACTGCGGCCGAGGCCGGATTCGACACGATCGCGTTGCCGATCGAAGAGGTCGGATTCGACAGTGAGCTCGAGCATTTCGTCGATCTGGCCGAGGGCTCGATCGATGCGATCTTCAAGCTCTATCCGTGGGAGTGGGTGCTCGACGACGATTTCGGCAAGCGCGTGGTCGCGAGTCTGCCGCAGACCATGTGGGTCGAACCGCTGTGGAAGACTTTGCTCAGCAACAAGGCGATCCTCGCGGTGCTGTGGGAGATGTACCCCGGACACCCGAATCTGTTGCCCGCCTACCTCGATCAGCCCAATGAGCTCACCGAGTACATTCGCAAGCCGAAGCTCGGGCGCGAGGGCGCGAATATGACCATCGTCGGCGCGGGCCTGGAGACGGCCACCGGCGGGGTGTACGGCGAAGAGGGGTTCGTCTATCAATTGCTGGATCCGCTACCGGAATTCGACGATATGCGCCCGGTCCTCGGTGCGTGGATCGTCGGCGGCAACGCGGCCGGACTGGGGATCCGGGAGACCGCCGGATTGATCACCGACGACGGCTCCGCCTTTGTCCCGCACCGTATTACGCAGTGA